A window of the Microplitis mediator isolate UGA2020A chromosome 5, iyMicMedi2.1, whole genome shotgun sequence genome harbors these coding sequences:
- the LOC130667527 gene encoding mucin-2 isoform X1: MDWRTGSMYFLWLVLTLSSINGHAEKKVVCYYTNWSIYRPGTAKFSPQNINPYLCTHLIYAFGGFTKDNTLKPFDKYQDIEKGGYAKFTGLKTYNKNLKTMLAIGGWNEGSARFSPMVADPERRQAFVKNSVKFLRQNHFDGLDLDWEYPAFRDGGKPRDKDNYADLVQELRQEFERESSKTGRPRLLLSMAVPAGIEYLEKGYDLPRLNEYLDFFNLLSYDYHSAFEPAVNHHAPLYGLEEDNEYNYDSELTIDYTISYLLKHDVSSDKIILGIPTYGRSYTLFNQDATAIGSPADGPGEEGDATREKGYLAYYEICENVAKSNEWEIVQPNSKAMGPYAFKGNQWVGYDDENIVRLKSMYVIEKNLGGIMFWSIDNDDFRGKCHDRPYPLIEAAKEALLAGTENEQTTQKPKSGGRKKTRPQISGPRSDDSSSRRARPEKRRPSATTQPSRNRVSQRFGSNARTQGNSEENYGRRGEDVEEEGNAVKETSSNRWKSNQRNRVSKVGNRRKVQTTERYEEPVEEEAKESTSIRLTTPEPPTTPDPGSDFKCEDEGFFSHPRDCKKYFWCLDSGPGGLGIVAHQFTCPSGLVFNKAADSCDYPRNVVCPKAKTKTATTTTTTKAPITTTSRPTTTTRRTTTTEEYSVEEYEYDEDENITDEEVKEEVKTTTPRSLVYKTIARNKPTTTTVTEPPTTNSPRILKPSSDKVFDLEDEEDPRVIKELIELIKKAGGLEQLERQLNIQEKTPMRKSDDAGDNGQVTPATISRSLYERVLSRQANKVNNLFGLSTTQRTTTTTEGSKNSRGSPQNGPGGAQFEGLDDVPEVKSLRRTKKPQYVTIERQRPSTTPVSEDNFEEDQPEDDESEEQDNADVASSEDQAVSDLPESRKDSSKKVTPNYVNIRRTRPTTPAYENDLEARDQVPDREQSKFLQENADKTENESFSRQRPVTSTSNDEADPKEEKEIVVSKNRYTNTQRFRSTTLRSNESTAFTESIKPSEKTTTEIVIPTTQVINQQEREQNLETFDFPTLPVSTIEFSSTPAAEEPKQSPVTEIVSGPKATISTTHLPLAEPTVKLVENFVTESPLTTESVSTRVTQPPTTRTTAVSQPRPFGFPRRGRPTTTTTTASPTVLSSTTDQSRVKVSTRPTRNFVRTRARPKPSESTSDSKNHLDTEVSDNNLNETSKPKPASSSRTRFIIRRGGSKFSTPSPQNVTESSNGSNEFAVRRRTRPTAQTTVSEATPSTTESRPTTHRRRGRPTTPIPEVTSQNNKRRRRPTAAPVTDSPIIRIVPKSIDEPVLNFSKSGFNAIVVPERITNIKILKLADSRNDSLNAIEFTTAESETSKLVDLDDSATESTILITSPDPFTKYTTTDYSTLTTPTLDADKNEGEEKQTKKKVLLRKRPVSEVNYTDQDHLKRRRKVIRRLGPVSSEVLENPTTASTNYINDNEVVTTTESLFSFNDRESSTTEVTTSAATEYTTEVGVDATTLGIEESTTLISNDVDSETTTLSSEDSSESTTVTTTTSAPTTTEKASTRFLRRKFVRKRPVDYSATSTASPRRFGFSRTTTEVPTSSFSPSKRRKNLFIRRRPVPSTTSLSTESFDDDESNEFNTVTDVRSSSISPAQELPSLKNLINHEIESNLDTHYHQDDDESGGDSDSFEDQLEKSDSYETYSDNFQGIPVPVRILNDIDSKEVVNQLAVLHLPQSILNSLVSHSSILRIQVVDKLTDNEIDQEHLTTTFQDFTATTEKSTTIQEENSSSIRGFFITKSINSPSTTQSPDSLESSTVQLSDYSTSSTTQLSDSSEPSTVQSFESSKPTESTTQSSNSVEISTLSDDYSSKTTAEVELNSTTTNSVDVTNNITTLEMIETTVAIREELTTLPPSTNHETISPDTEKSLTKSIKQITVLRRRVGEPRTDSPRQDRQLSNDSQEINKITPLPDASQHHWKKRVIRKRARSLSIEDQSIAESQLHDTVDHLQLVSSPTESSDDEKPNETLSELTVGEVSPVRSPNNFLRKPGARPEVPSRFKPSRNKTQVDGANTERRYSSKVKLDHDQSSRAQELAVSVADPPADTSSSRQGNEREAAKSRDVRDSLDVNADEETTESSTVATRNTTPVRRRQRPKSERIRETTTQRPRHPEIIDYDYYVDEVGRLSIGPELQDKIYVTARGTFGCLDQGTFAHPTSCKKFITCAKMVGGQVVATEYTCPKKLSFDPVGGICNWSAGLGCNESS; this comes from the exons ATGGATTGG AGAACTGGGAGCATGTACTTCCTGTGGCTAGTGCTGACACTTTCGTCGATTAACg gACATGCGgagaaaaaagttgtctgTTATTACACGAACTGGTCAATATACAGACCAGGTACCGCCAAGTTTTCACCTCAAAATATAAATCCTTATCTATGCACGCATCTAATTTACGCCTTTGGAGGATTTACTAAAGACAATACATTGAAACCGTTTGATAAATATCAAGATATTGAAAAag GTGGATATGCCAAGTTTACTGGTCTGAAAACCTACAACAAGAATCTTAAAACAATGCTGGCGATAGGAGGATGGAATGAAGGATCAGCGCGATTTTCCCCGATGGTAGCAGACCCAGAAAGACGTCAGGCGTTTGTCaaaaattcagttaaatttttaagacaGAACCACTTCGATGGGCTCGACCTCGATTGGGAGTATCCCGCGTTCCGAGATGGGGGCAAGCCACGCGACAAAGATAATTACGCTGATCTCGTCCAG GAACTGCGGCAAGAGTTCGAGAGGGAATCATCTAAGACTGGACGACCGAGATTACTTCTCTCTATGGCAGTACCAGCAGGTATTGAGTATCTGGAGAAAGGATACGATTTGCCAAGACTAAACGAGTACCTCGATTTCTTCAATCTTCTATCCTACGACTACCATTCAGCGTTTGAACCTGCTGTTAATCATCATGCCCCGCTCTACGGACTCGAAGAGGACAACGAGTATAATTATGACAGTGAACTAACTATC GATTATACGATATCTTATTTACTGAAACACGATGTTTCCTCGGATAAAATAATACTAGGAATTCCTACGTACGGTCGTTCGTACACTTTATTTAATCAAGACGCGACGGCGATTGGTTCGCCAGCAGACGGTCCGGGGGAAGAAGGGGATGCGACACGAGAAAAAGGATATCTCGCTTACTATGAG atttgCGAAAATGTTGCTAAATCGAACGAATGGGAGATAGTGCAGCCTAATTCAAAAGCTATGGGTCCGTATGCATTCAAAGGCAACCAGTGGGTCGGTTATGatgatgaaaatattgttagaTTGAAATCTATGtatgtaattgaaaaaaatctcGGCGGTATCATGTTTTGGTCGATTGACAATGACGACTTTCGGGGAAAGTGTCATGATCGCCCGTACCCGCTTATTGAAGCGGCAAAAGAAGCCTTATTGGCTGGAactga aaatgaaCAGACGACACAGAAACCGAAATCGGGaggtagaaaaaaaactagacCTCAAATTAGTGGTCCGAGATCGGATGATTCGAGTAGTAGGAGAGCGAGACCTGAGAAACGGAGACCCAGTGCCACGACACAGCCATCGCGGAATCGAGTTTCTCAGAGATTTGGGTCTAATGCAAGAACTCAGGGTAATTCTGAAGAAAATTATGGTCGTAGAGGTGAAGATGTTGAAGAAGAAGGGAACGCTGTTAAGGAAACAAGCAGCAATCGGTGGAAATCGAACCAGAGAAATCGAGTGAGTAAAGTCGGAAATCGTAGAAAAGTTCAGACTACTGAGAGATACGAGGAACCTGTTGAAGAAGAGGCTAAAGAGTCCACTAGTATCAGACTTACGACACCAGAGCCTCCGACTACTCCCGATCCTGGTAGtg ATTTCAAATGTGAGGACGAAGGATTTTTCTCTCATCCCCGtgactgtaaaaaatatttctggtGTCTGGACAGTGGGCCAGGAGGACTTGGAATCGTGGCCCATCAATTCACTTGTCCATCGGGACTAGTATTCAACAAAGCCGCTGACTCATGTGATTACCCTCGGAATGTTGTATGTCCCAAAGCGAAAACTAAAACTGCGACGACCACGACGACAACTAAAGCCCCGATTACTACTACAAGTCGCCCGACAACTACTACAAGACGTACCACGACAACAGAAGAATATTCTGTCGAAGAGTATGAGTATGATGAGGATGAAAatataactgatgaagaagtaaaGGAAGAAGTAAAGACTACGACTCCGAGATCGTTGGTTTACAAGACGATAGCGAGAAATAAACCCACTACTACTACAGTGACTGAACCTCCGACAACAAATTCTCCGAGAATTTTGAAACCAAGTTCTGATAAAGTATTTGATTTGGAGGATGAAGAAGATCCTAGAGTTATAAAAGAACTTATCGAACTGATTAAGAAAGCTGGTGGTTTGGAACAGTTGGAAAGACAGTTGAATATTCAGGAAAAGACTCCGATGAGAAAGTCGGATGATGCTGGAGACAATGGACAAGTCACGCCGGCGACAATCAGTCGCAGTTTGTACGAAAGAGTTCTCAGCCGTCAAGCGAATAAAGTCAATAATTTGTTTGGACTTTCGACGACCCAGAGAACCACTACGACGACCGAAGGGTCCAAAAATTCTAGAGGGAGCCCGCAAAATGGGCCGGGTGGAGCTCAGTTTGAAGGTCTGGATGACGTTCCGGAAGTGAAAAGTCTCAGACGAACAAAAAAACCCCAGTATGTTACGATTGAACGTCAGAG GCCTTCGACGACTCCAGTCTCTGAAGATAATTTCGAGGAAGACCAACCGGAGGACGATGAATCTGAAGAACAAGACAATGCGGATGTTGCGTCGTCTGAAGATCAGGCGGTTAGCGACCTTCCGGAAAGTAGAAAAGACTCGTCTAAGAAAGTTACACCGAATTACGTAAACATTCGACGCACACGTCCGACCACTCCTGC ATACGAAAATGATTTAGAAGCCAGAGATCAAGTTCCTGATAGAGAACAATCGAAATTTTTACAAGAGAACGCAGACAA aacTGAAAATGAAAGCTTCTCACGTCAAAGGCCCGTAACTTCTACGTCAAATGACGAAGCGGATCCGAAGGAGGAAAAAGAGATAGTGGTCTCAAAAaatag gtACACTAACACTCAAAGATTTAGAAGTACGACTTTGAGATCGAATGAATCAACAGCTTTCACCGAGAGCATTAAACCCAGTGAAAAAACTACAACGGAGATTGTAATCCCGACAACCCAAGTAATTAATCAACAAGAAAGAGAACAAAATTTAGAAACGTTTGATTTTCCAACATTACCAGTATCTACTATAGAATTTTCATCGACGCCAGCAGCTGAGGAACCAAAACAATCACCGGTCACTGAAATCGTATCGGGGCCAAAGGCGACCATAAGCACGACCCATTTACCGCTTGCGGAACCGACAGTTAAGTTGGTAGAAAATTTTGTCACCGAATCTCCGTTGACAACGGAATCAGTCAGCACCAGAGTGACCCAGCCACCGACCACACGCACGACTGCTGTATCGCAGCCCCGGCCTTTCGGTTTCCCAAGACGAGGACGACCTACGACGACAACGACCACGGCCTCACCGACAGTCTTGTCATCAACAACAGATCAATCTAGAGTAAAGGTGAGTACTAGACCGACGAGAAACTTTGTCAGAACAAGAGCAAGACCGAAACCTAGTGAATCAACAAGTGATAGTAAAAATCATCTTGACACTGAAGtttctgataataatttaaatgaaacttcTAAACCCAAGCCGGCGAGCAGTAGCAGAACGAGATTTATCATAAGAAGAGGCGGCAGTAAATTCTCTACACCGTCGCCGCAAAATGTGACAGAGAGTTCGAACGGTTCGAATGAATTCGCGGTACGCAGGCGCACCAGGCCGACGGCTCAAACGACGGTCTCTGAAGCAACTCCATCGACGACTGAAAGCAGACCTACTACTCATCGCAGACGAGGAAGACCCACGACACCCATCCCTGAAGTAACTTCTCAAAACAATAAACGACGACGAAGACCAACTGCTGCACCAGTAACCGACAGTCCAATTATCAGAATAGTCCCAAAAAGTATCGACGAACCAGTTTTAAATTTCTCCAAGTCCGGATTCAATGCCATCGTTGTCCCCGAAAGAATaacaaacataaaaattttaaaactcgcTGATTCGCGAAACGATTCACTCAATGCCATCGAATTCACAACAGCAGAAAGTGAAACATCAAAACTTGTAGATCTTGATGACTCTGCAACCGAATCAACGATATTAATAACTTCTCCTGATCCTTTCACAAAATATACAACCACTGACTATTCAACTTTAACGACTCCTACGTTAGATGCCGATAAAAATGAGGGAGAAGAGAAGCAAACAAAGAAAAAGGTATTGCTGAGAAAAAGACCGGTTTCAGAAGTAAATTACACAGACCAAGATCATCTCAAACGACGGCGTAAAGTAATAAGACGTCTAGGACCCGTATCATCAGAAGTTTTAGAAAACCCAACAACTGCTTCTACAAATTATATTAATGACAACGAAGTGGTAACAACAACCGAGTCACTGTTCAGTTTTAATGATCGCGAAAGTTCAACGACTGAAGTCACTACTTCAGCTGCGACCGAGTACACTACGGAAGTCGGAGTAGATGCTACGACTTTGGGGATTGAAGAGAGCACCACATTGATCAGCAATGATGTAGATTCCGAAACTACGACATTGAGTTCTGAAGATTCATCAGAATCTACGACAGTCACGACAACGACTTCCGCGCCCACAACAACTGAAAAAGCAAGCACGCGATTTTTGAGAAGGAAATTTGTTCGCAAACGACCCGTTGACTATTCTGCAACATCAACGGCATCACCCAGACGTTTTGGATTCTCTAGAACCACCACAGAAGTACCGACCTCAAGCTTCTCTCCTTCAAAACGtcgaaaaaatctttttattcGCAGGCGCCCGGTTCCCTCGACGACTTCCTTAAGTACCGAGTCATTTGATGATGACGAGAGCAACGAGTTCAACACAGTAACAGACGTAAGAAGCTCATCG ATCAGTCCAGCTCAAGAGCTTCCGTCTCTCAAGAACTTGATAAATCATGAAATAGAATCAAACCTTGACACTCATTATCATCAAGACGATGATGAGAGTGGTGGTGACAGTGATAGTTTTGAAGATCAATTAGAAAAGTCTGATAGTTACGAGACATATAGCGATAACTTTCAGGGCATTCCAGTTCCTGTGAGAATATTAAATGACATTGACAGCAAGGAAGTCGTAAATCAACTGGCTGTCCTTCATCTCCCGCAAAGTATTTTGAATTCTTTGGTTTCCCACAGCAGTATCCTGAGAATTCAAGTTGTCGATAAGCTTACAGACAATGAAATTGACCAGGAACATCTCACAACTACTTTCCAAGACTTTACTGCTACCACGGAAAAGTCAACTACTATTCAAGAAGAAAATTCTTCTAGTATTCGTGggttttttataactaaaagtATCAATTCTCCATCAACTACTCAGTCACCTGATTCACTAGAGTCATCGACTGTTCAACTATCTGACTATTCAACGTCATCAACTACTCAGTTATCTGATTCATCAGAACCATCAACTGTCCAGTCATTCGAATCTTCAAAGCCAACTGAATCAACAACTCAATCAAGTAATTCTGTTGAAATATCAACTTTATCTGATGATTATTCCAGCAAAACAACTGCAGAAGTAGAATTAAACTCTACTACTACTAATTCTGTTgatgtaacaaataatatcaCGACTTTAGAAATGATTGAAACAACTGTAGCAATAAGAGAAGAATTAACTACTCTACCTCCGTCTACTAACCACGAAACCATATCCCCAGATACTGAAAAAAGTCTGACGAAATCCATAAAACAGATAACGGTACTTCGTCGTCGAGTGGGCGAACCAAGAACGGATTCACCCAGACAAGATCGCCAGCTGTCAAATGATTCTCaagagataaataaaataactccgTTACCGGACGCGTCGCAACACCATTGGAAAAAGAGGGTGATACGAAAACGAGCGAGATCGCTTTCAATCGAGGACCAGAGTATCGCGGAAAGTCAATTACACGACACTGTAGATCATCTCCAGTTGGTGTCATCTCCAACAGAATCCAGTGACGATGAGAAGCCAAATGAAACTCTGAGTGAACTCACCGTTGGAGAG gtCAGTCCAGTGAGGAGCCCGAATAACTTTCTGAGGAAACCGGGAGCGCGACCAGAAGTTCCGAGTCGTTTTAAACCATCCAGGAACAAAACTCAAG TAGATGGAGCAAATACTGAAAGAAGATATTCGAGTAAAGTTAAACTGGACCATGACCAAAGTAGTCGCGCGCAAGAGCTCGCAGTGTCGGTAGCAGACCCGCCAGCTGACACTTCCTCATCTCGACAGG GTAATGAAAGAGAAGCTGCTAAATCGCGAGACGTCAGAGACAGCCTCGACGTTAACGCAGATGAAGAGACTACCGAGTCATCGACAGTCGCTACCAGAAACACGACACCCGTTAGGCGAAGACAGCGACCCAAGAGTGAAAGGATCCGGGAGACGACGACGCAACGGCCACGACACCCGGAGATAATCGACTACGACTACTACGTCGACGAAGTTGGCCGACTATCAATAGGTCCTGAGTTACAGGACAAAATTTACGTAACAGCACGCGGTACTTTTGGTTGTCTTGATCAAGGAACGTTCGCTCATCCTACATCTTGCAAAAAATTCATCACCTGTGCCAAGATGGTCGGTGGCCAGGTTGTTGCCAC